The sequence AAGCGGTAGTTGCGGGGGCGGCTGCCGTCGGGGAAGGTGACGGTATTGGCGTGGGTCCAGGGGCCGACGATCAGGCGGGTGGCCTCGGCCACCGGAGGGGCTGCACTGGCGCGAATCTGCTCAAAATCGGCCAGCTGGGTGGGCAAAAACGGATCGTACCAGCCCGCCATCAGCAGGGCCGGGGCCTGAAGCTGGCGAGCGCGATCCGTGCCATCGACCGACTGCCAGTAGCGATCGCGATCGGTGTGACTGGCCCAGGTGTCAAAAAACGGAATATTCTGCACCGCTCGGTTGTCGGCCTCTAGCAGGGGCCACCCCTCAAAACCCCGCTGGAGCTGATCCTGGGGCAGGGGGATATCGCGGGGGCCGTAGCTGAGGGTTGCCCAGTAGAGGGCACTTTCTAGGGAAAATGCACCGCCGGGGTAGAACATGCGGTAAAAGTCGGTGCTGCAAATCTGCGGAATCAGCGCCGACAACCCCGGATTGAGCGCGTCGGCCAGCACCCACTGGGTATAGCCAAAGTAGGAACCGCCCCACATGCCGATCTGCCCGTTGTACCAGGGCTGCTGGGCGATCCACTCCAGCGTGGCCCGGCCATCCTGGCCCTCGTTCAAAAAGGGCGGATCGTAGCTGCCGCCCGACTCGTACCGGCCTCGGGTGCCCTGAATCACCGTGGTGTAGCCGTGGCTGGCCCAGAGATGGCCCACGGTGCGGGCAAACAGGATGTGTTTGAGCTGTTTGGAATAGGGAATGCGTACCAGAATGGTCGGGGTCGGGGCAGCGGTGCGGGGATGGTAGACATCGGCCACCAGGGCTGTGCCATCGGGGGCGGTTACAGTCACCCGGCGTTCTAGGTGAACGCTGTAGCTAGCGGGCAGATAGTCGAGCTGGTAGCCCAGCCAGGCGGCGGCGATCGCACTGCCCCGCCCCACCAGCAACAGCAGCAGCGCCGTCACCCCCGCCAACAACAACAGCCAGACCCGCTTGTGAGCAAACAGTCGAGCGCAATGGCGAAAGATCCCTACCCTCATAGCTGCCTCCCCCGGTGATGGCCCCAGCCCCAGAGCCAGAGATAGGTGGCCAGCACCCAGTGAAACACGATGGGAATAGTGCCTTCCCCCAGCCAGCGGCGTTCTGGATAGAGGCTCATAGTGAGGCCGTAGCGAATCACCATCACCCCGGCGTAGCCGTAGCTAAAGTACTGAAGCGCTTTACCCAGACGGGGACGAGGCCGCTGAAACCAGCCCCGCCCCTGGGCCAGGTCGCGGTTAATTTTGACCTGGAGCACCAAAATCAGTAACTGGCTGGGCAACAGCAGCGGGTAGGGCAGCAGGCCCGAATACCAGTGGGGCATAGGGGGCAAAAAGGGCACCTGGCAGCAGGCCACCAGCACCTGGCCCAGCACTCGCAGCAAAAACAGCAGAGTTAGCCCCCACAGCCAGGCCACCGGATGCCGACTCGGCCACAACCCATTCCGCCAGAGACCATCAGTGGGGGTGGGCATAGGGCAGCGTCAGCTCATAGGTTTGCGCGATCGCCTCAGTATCCAGCGGCAGGGGCTGCTGGGTGAGCACCGGCCATTTGTACTGCACTTCCCGCTGGCCCTGGGCGATCGCCCGACGCTGGGTCGCCTCTGCCCAGCCTGGTTTCATGCAATGGAGACAGGGGAGATGTAACCGTTGCGAGGCACGTTTTTGGGCGTATTCGGTGTTGTTCTCAGCCAGGGCTGTATCCAGGGCCGACAGCAGTTGTTGAACCCAGTCCTGGCTGGGGATGTCCGCCGCTTCCCAGTAAAGCTCGTAGCGCATGGCCTGGGCATTGGCTACTAGGCGGTAGGGGCCGATGGGCTGGTGAAACTGGCATTGCAGAGCGGCGATCGCGGCCAGCACATGGTTCACATGCAGCTTCTCCCCGGTCAAGTTGCTCATGTCGCGGCCCTTGCGTAAAAAGGCAACCAGGGGCGATCGGTGGTAGAACCCCGTCACCTCCACCACATCGTTGATGTGATAGCGATAGAGACCGCTGGGGGTGGTCAATAAAACCTGGTAGCACTGCCCCTGCTCTAGCTCATGGCTGAGCAAAATCGGCGGGTCGGCCATCTCAGCGCAGTCTTCGGGAATGAACTCGTAAACATTCAGGGTCAGATCGAGCAGGCCAGCGGGGGTGTCGTTCTGGTAGGGCAGGGTGATGCGGGCCTCACTGGCCAAATAGCCCAGATCGCGAATCGGCAGGGGACCATAGTCAGCGGTGAGCTGGCGGGCCTGTGCCCCCACCGAGCCGCCCGTCCAGCAGCCCAGCAGGGCCAGGTGGGGCCAGCAGTCTTGGGGCCGCAGCGCCCCGGTGGTGTGGAAGATCTGCTCTAGCTGTTTAGCCCGCTCGGGCTGGGGGCGCTGAACGGACAACCCCTCGCCGCTTGTGCCGTCATGAATCGCTCGGATTAAGGATTCTGCCTGGTCAGTCATCACCGTGGCCAGCCGCTTGAGGGTGCTGGGGTTGGGCGTACAGAGAAATGACACCTGTCGTGCCAAGGCGTAGCGGGCGATCGCCCAGTAACGGCGATCGTAGTCAGCAATCTCAAACACCGGGTAGGGGATGGCGTAGGTACGCCGAATCAAAGCCGGAATCTGCTGGTAGATGCGTCCCGACAGGCTGCCGTAGGGAATGCCGCCGGGGGTGTAGCCCTCGATCGCCGGGCTGACGATACCCACCACCGCCCCATTCAAAAACGTCGGGTGGTCTTGCAGAATGCGGTAGAGCCACTGCCGCATCAGTCGCGCCCCGCCCCGCTCTACCCCGGCGGTGACGGGAATATATTTGGGTTGCCCGGTGGTGCCACTGGTCGTGGTAAACATCCGCACCGGCTCATTCACCAAGATCTTCTCCCGGCCCGCCATCATTTGCTGCACGTAGGGCCGAAAGCCCTCATAGTCGCGGATGGGCACCGCCCGGCGGTAGTCGAGCGGGGTGCGAATGTGATCAAAGCGGTGCTCGCGACCAAACTGAGTGTCGCTATGGCGGCGGAGCAACTGGCGCAAGAGCCGCTGCTGGGCCAGCTCCGGCTCCTGGGTGGCGGCCTCTAGCTGTTCTTTCAAGGCTCGCCCCTGCCAGCGCAGCCCGAGGGTGTACAGGTTGGCCATGGCGTCACACTGCCTTAGCTGAGAGTGAAACAGTTTGCTGGGCGTATTTTTCCAGCAGATCATCCTGAATTTCGACCCCCAGCCCTGGCCCCTTCAGCGGTTTCGCCAGCCCCTGGTGGCCAAAGTGGATGGGGCGACGGCTGAGATCTTCGCGCAAGAGCAGGCTACCGTAGGAGCCTTCGCAAAAGCTGATCTCGGGCAAATGGGCCGCCAAATGTCGCCCAGCGGCGGAGAGAATTGCTGTCTCGCCCACCTGGCAGCCCACCTGCATTTGAATGCCAGCGGATTGAGCAAGGGCAGCAATCGCTAGCGTTGACCCCAGCCCCCCACATTTCGACAGCCGCAGATTAAAGCCTCGGCAGGCTCTGGCCGCAATCAGCGCCTGGGCATCGGCCAGGGTAATCAGCGATTCATCGGCCATTTGAGGAATGGCGGTAGCCGCCTGCACCGTCGCTAACGCTTGGGGGTCGCCGCGCGGAATCATTTGCTCGGCGCTGTCGACCTGGAATTCGGCCAGGGCCTCGCAGGTGGCGATCGCCTCCGCCACGCCATAGGCCCCATTGCCATCCACCCGCAGCGACACCGCTGGCCCCACCGCCGTGCGAATTGCCGCCAGCCGCTCGCGATCGGCCTCTCCGGTGATCTTCACCTTGATATGGGGTAGGGCAAACTGCTTAAAGCGCTTGGCGTGCTTCACCGCGCCCTCAATGCTGCTGGCTGTGATCACGCCGCTGTAGGTCACCGGGTGCCGAGGCGGCAAGAGTTCCCCCAGCGAAACCCCGGCTGATTTGAGCAGACAATCGACCAGGGCTAGCTCAAAGCCGCAGCGCGCCGCATTCCAGGCCACCACGCCGGTATCGGCTTCCGCAGAATCTTCTGTCGGTAGAGTCAGCGACTCTAGCCAGGCGATCGCATCCTGCCCTTCCCAGAGGACATAGTCAGCGGCTTGCACCGCAGGCCACAGGATGCTTTCCATAAACTGCAAACAGCCCGCCACCGTCTCCCCGGTGACGTAGGGTCGAGCTACCGCCTCGCCGTAGCCAACGGTGCCGTCCTCGGCCCGCAGCCGCACCACAATGGAATCTGAGCTGCTACGCGATCGCACGCTGTGGGCAAAGGCTTCCACAAAGGGAATCTGCAGGGCAAATAGGCTGGCCTCAACGATTTTCATGGGCAGCTCCAGCGATCGCGGGCAGGTCGGCGAAGTAGCGCTTAACAAAAATGTTTTCGCGGAAGGTAATGTCGAGAATCGTCTCTAGATCCTCGGCATCGATTTCGTAGTAGGCCAGGTATTGTTCAACGCTATCCAACCCCTCCTCGGCGTGGCGAATATCGACCTCAGAATGGTGGTCAAACCAGACCAGACTTTCCGAGGGCAGGCTGCGATGAACCTTCAAGGCTTTACCGATTCGGCTGGCCAGACGAGAAAGCATCCACTCAAAGCAGGTCACCTCTAAAAGCACCGACAGCCCCAGCTCCTGCATGGTGCCAAACAGCAGCGGATCGGTACAGAGCTGGCGAATTTGGGCCTGGGCCGCCTCAGCTAAACTCGTCTGGCGATCGCGATCAAACCCCGCCGCCGTCGCCAGTTGATACAGCAGATCGGGGTGGCAGATCGCCACCTGATCTAGCCCCAGTTCTTCCAGCAAATTGTGTTTGATCTGGGGCGCAGCCTCGGGCGGGGCCACCGCATAGAGAAAGGCCAAAATCTGCGGACTCTTCAGGTGAGTTTGGCAGAGGTTAACGATAAAGGCATCGTACTCTTGCCGGGAGGCCTGCCCCTGCTCCAGACGCTGAAACCAGGGGGAGTCTGCAAAGGCCTGCACCTGGTCTGCATATTGGGTTTCAATTAAGGAACGAATCGCCTGCGCCATCGTAAACCTTTCTTACTAGGGGGCATCAAAACCGAGCTTTGTCACAGCCTTGAAGCTATTCGAGGTATTGCAGAGACCCTAGGACTTCGTTCGCTGTCTCTGGGGCAAGCCTGGTGCAGCCTGGGTCGTCGAGGGTCAGACTGGCCACTCGGTAGTAGGCGCGATCGCCCCTAATCCAGTCTGAGAACAGAATGGGCTCTGGAAAGCCCTCTAGCTCGTTGCCGCCGTCGCTCCAAAACAGCTGATAGGTGTAGTCTTCCATGTCTTCTAGGGGCTGAGTGAAGGCGGGGAGCAGGGCATCTGTTTGATGTTCAGGCACCGGGCCGCCAAAGCCCCCCATCGCGGCTTCGACTTCAAAGCAGATCTGATTGCCGGTGTTGGGGTCAACATGACGGTAGCCAATCACATACCCACCAGAGAACGCGTCGTCTGAAACGACGGGCGTAACATCTAGACTGGTGGCCTCAAAGCCAGGGGGAACCTCGGTGGGCACCGCCACGGGAATGCCTGCATACTGGAGTGATGCAACCTGCTGGGGGGAAAGCTTAGCCTGAGCCGCTCTATCATTCTGGCTCTCAGCCGTCTGGCCCAGGGCGGCAACAAGGATGACTGCAAGGCTGGTGACTGCAAAGCTGGCAATGGAGTAGACCTTCGGTGTTCTCATGGCAGGCGGCAGGCTCAGGAGTAAAGACCAAGATCTACTTCAAGCTAAGGGAAGCTAATTCCGGAGATTGCCCATTTATCCATGACCCAATTGCCCGCAGCACAGGGATTACCTACGAAAGAATCTGGATAGTTTAATTCCAGTAGCAATCTGCCATTAGCAGACTCGGCGATTTCATTGGTGTCGGCTTTTTTAGGCGTGGCTACTTCTAATACCCTAACCTGTTGCAGTTTTAAGCCAGAGGTGTATTGTTATCAGCAAAACCTCCTATTGGCGGCAGTTGCCCCGTGCTCATGGTCTAGGTTATGGCAGATCGAGGGCGATCGCAGATGGCGCATTAGGGAGCGTCTCCAGCGCTGCTTGATCTTGCCTTCCCTGGGCTTGGGCCGCCGCTAGCTCTAGGTAGCGGTGTAAGTACTCCGTAGTTAAGCCATGGAGCAGCAGCGCCCGAGCTGCTGAAAATGGACTATTGGGGGCCAATGGGTGGCGGTTGCTAATCACAGGATTCCAGCGATAGTCGCCGGTAATCGCGCTGACATAGCAGCCAAAGTTTTCGTCGAATTGTAGAGACAGCACCGCCCGTTCAAACTCTTTAGTAGTCAAACACAGGGAGTAAAACACCTTGAATAGCTCAATCGCAGATTCTAGGTCTAAAATTTGGTGCCAGCGGCGGGTGAAGTCGATCTGAGGCTGCACCGGCTGAATGCTGTCGAAGCAAACTCCTCGCTGCTGCACCTGGGCAATCCAGTCTGGGTTGTGGGCTTGGGCCTGATAATAGTCGTAGACAAAGTTATACAGAATCAAATCATGTTCAAGGAAGGCATTATTGGCCAAATCTGCCACAGTCTGGGGATATAGCTGAGACTTAGGAATGGTGCGATCGGGGCCATTGTCGATTAGAAAATTAACCACATTAGAGCCTAGCCCCAGGTGCCGCACAATCAGATAGCAGGCTTCTGGCTGCACCCAGGTTTTGAGAAACCAAGCTGCGCTCCGGTGCATGAGGCCGTAGGCTTTGAACTCAAAGGGAATCAGCCGTTTTAAAATCAAAATTAGCCCTAGCAGCAGATTAGCAATGAGCCGAATTGGGTTGAGCAAATAGACTCGGCTAAAACTACGCAAGTCATTGACCATATGGCCTTTGGCAATTGGGTCGAGCGGAATCGCTTGATCAAGATACAGTACATCCCACCCGTCAGGATCGAGGCGGTTATAAGGTTGAGGTTGATAGAAAGTCATGGGTAAATGAATCAATCAATTTCTTCAAGTTGGAGCCGATAGAGCCGCGCCGTAACCTGAGCTGTTTTCACAATTCGAGCAGCAATCTCAGCCGTAATCCACTCTGCCTGAAAGATCGCGTTGAGCTTATCCGTATGGCTGTCGTCGTTCTCGCTGTGATAGGCCAAAAAAGAAACCTGATCCCTTGTGAGCTTCAACTGCTGCTGAATTTGCTCTGCCCATCGTCTTGCCAAGCGGCTGCCCAAACCCTCAATAATGAACATGCTGCCGATTAAATCCACCGGATTTAACTGAGACGCTCGGTGAAAAATGAACGCAGATAGGGCCTCGCTGCCCAGATTTTGCTCAGCATTGACGATATCTGTTAAGGTACCCCCCACGGCTACATAGTTATGCTCTAGCATCTGAAAATCCCGGTGCTCTGCCTGTGCATGGCCAATAAAGTGCGATCGCACCTGAAAATTCTCCATATTCGACGCCGCCCGAGCAATCCAGCGCGCCCCTTCCACCACCTGAGGCCGCAAATTCCGCAGCAGCGCCTGGTAGCTGTCGAGGGTAAACTCACCGCGATTTAGCTGACGAATTAACGGCACTGACTGCAACTGACGCTCAAACTCCAGCCAAGTCAGCGTTAACTGTCGTAGCAGTTCGGCATGAATATCTGACCCAGCTGGGGTCGCTGATGCATCAGTTAACCCCCACTCACCAGTCTCCAAATTTGGCTTTACCCCAGCCTGCGAGCCAAGGTCCTCCCCTGAATGCTCAAGCGCCGGGTGAGCAGCGAAAACTGACGGTGCTGCCGCCGTCCCATCCACGACTGTCAGCTTGAGATAGGCCGTGGTGAAGCGGCCACTCTCGGGCACAAAGCAAAAGATCGTCTGTCCCGGTTGGAGCTTGCCGCTGTGGAACAGTTCTTCCAGCATTAAATAAATTGAGGCACAGCCGGTATTGCCCTTGGTGTAGAGGTTCGTGAACCAGCGCTCCTCGGGAATCATGGCGTTGGCCTTTTCCAGCAACTCCACAATCTGACTGCGGAAAAAGTGAGAGGAATAGTGGCACAGCAACCAGTCAATGTCCGCCGGGTGAATTCGCCCCGCTTCAATTAGCCGCAGCCAGCCTTCCACCCCCAGTTGCACCACCTGGTCTAGCAACCGAATATTTTGCCGTAGGTGGGTTGCCCCCGCCGCTGCCGCATCGGCCACACTAGGGTAGTCCATCCAGCTTTGGGTTCCCTGGGCGCTGTCTACCCCGGCATACATGCACACCGGATGGGAATTAGCGTGGGATACCAGCTCAATCCAGTCCAGTCGCAGGCTGAGGCCCTCAGTATTGGGACGATTTCGCAGCACCATAGCTCCGGCCCCATCCGACAGCATCCAGCGCAGAAACTCAGTGTCAAAGGGCATAGCCTTACCCGCCCGGATATCGGGCTGGGATTCAAACTGGGTGTGCTTGAACAGGCGCGAAGCCGACTCCGATGCCACCGCCACGGCGCAGCGCTTTTGGCCCTGGCTGATCTGAGCCGCTGCATATTTCAGTGCTGCTACCCCGGCACAGCACACCCCTTGATGGCTGGTGGCTTCTAGGGGCGAAAACTCTGGCAGTTCTCCATGCACCATGCTGGCAAAGCCCGGTACTAGTAAGTCGGGCCAGGTGGTAGCAGCACAAAGCAAATCTACCATTGCCGGATCTAGGTGGGCGTTATCTAGGGCATTCCGCACTGCCGCTGCCGCCATTTGATGGTTGCGATGGGTGGTTTGCTGCTGCTGGTCGAGGGCGTAGTGGCGTTGGCGAATGCCGTTGCTGGCCAAAATCCGGCGCTTAACCTTGGAGGGCTTGCCGTTGATTAAGCCGAGGTAGGCTTCCATCTGGTCGTTGTCAATCGGTTCCCCCGGCAAAAACTTGCCGAGGTGGGTGATGTAGGTCTGTGACATGGGAAAAACCAAAGAAAAGAGAGTAGCAAGCCGCAAAACAAGCCGTCGTCGCGAAAAGGCCAATCCTTGTTTTATAGCTGTAGCCAGTTCGGTTAAGACATGTCTCCTAAGAACGTTTGAACATTCGAACGTTTCTAGGGTTTCTGGATGTCCTAACCCAAGTGACTATGGCTATCAATGCCCTTGGTTACGAAATTAAGCGTTCTTTGGCTTGTATGACAGTTGGCTGTGACACTTGCGGGGCTGTCGAACCGATCTGTCCTACCTCGTGAAGGTGCCCTTCTTCGTGGGTCGGTCCTTCGTTTTCCCTGGCCGCGATCCTCAGCTTGGCAGAAACTACTGGATAAACCCCTTGGTTTTCTGCTTGTCTTCCGATTGGCTTAGACAGTCATTCTCTACCTGGGGCAAGCGCTATTGGGCAAAGCAAAATTCTTTGGCTAACTCCCACGGCCCTCGTTGGTAATACCACAACAGCAGGCCTTCTCCCCATCCCGTTATGGGTTGCCACTGTGCGTCCAGTTCGGCGTGTAGCTGGCGGGCTGTGGCGGGTTCTACTTTGTTTTGAATTGTGATGTGCGGGCGGTAGCCCTGGCGATCTTGAGGGATGAGCCAGGCGTCCCAGGCGATCGCCAGGGTTTTGTGTAATTGCATCAGCGCTGGGGAACTCACGTTGATGGCGACGCCGTTGCCCAGAAACTGGAGCGAGGGCAGGGAAACAGGAAAGTGTCGTGTCTGAGCACACAGGGTTTGCAAACTGTGAGAAATAGCCGATTCTTGATCGCCCGGTAACTGGTGAAACAGAATAACGTGGGCCGGGACGACATTCCGCTCTGGGGGAAAGTACTGCTGGCGTAACCTGTTTACTTGCTCGAAAGTGGTTTGGTCTAACTTCAGCGTCAAAATCAGAGGAGTACTCATTATTTAAGGAACACAGAGAACGATGTATGGGGAGGTGAGGAATAATGCTCTCGCAGCAGAAGCTATTCCGAGTCCAACAACAGTCGAGACAATTACAGTTACTCTGACCCAAAATGATGAACCCCCCGCTACGGTAAAGGCCTTTAATTACGCAATGCCCAATCTTCCCTTTGGGGTAATTGCTTTTGCTGTGCCGACTATTGATGCCGCATTAGCAGGGATGGAAGACGTTCAAAGCTTTGATGTAAAAATAAATGGTCAGTCTGTTGCTAACACCACGTGGCATAGTGGCCTCACGGTAAGAGATGAGTTTCGCAAGTGCTTGAATGGTCAACCTTATTCGGTCACGGATATTGACATCGTACCGGATCGTTTGCAAACGCCTTAGGGCTAGACAATAGGGCCACAGGTGTAGCAAGGGTTCACGGGTCCATCGCACCGCCTCACCCCTCAGACCCTCTCCTCCAGCTTGGGCGTGAACTGCAGATACAGACAGGGAATCACGATCAGGGCAATGCCGGTGGCGGCGATCAGGCCGAAGATGATGGTGCTACAGAGGGGCATCCAGCGGGGCGAGCTGAAGGCCAGGGGCACCAGGCCAATGATCGTGGTGATGCTGGTGGTGAGAATCGGGCGCAGGCGATCGGACACGCCGTGGGCGGCGGCTTTTTGCACCGTCATGCCGTCCTGGCGGTAGGTATTCATGGTGTCTACCATGACGATCGCATTGTTGACCACAATCCCCACCAGGGCGATGATGCCGATAAACGCCGTGAACGAAAACGGAATCCAGGCCAGGAAAAAGCCGCCGAAGGTGCCAATCAGCGCCAGGGGAATGGTCATCAAAATAATGATCGGCTGGCTAAAGGAGTTGAGCTGTAAGACCAGCACGGCGAACACCAAGAAGATTGCCAGCACCAGGGCCTGGCCCGCCGAGCCAAAGGTTTCGGCCTGGTCTTCGGCCTCGCCGGCAAAGGCGTAGCTGTAGCCCGTGGGCCAGGTGGCCTGGCTGTCTGCCAGCAGCGGCTCGGCAT is a genomic window of Nodosilinea sp. E11 containing:
- a CDS encoding CocE/NonD family hydrolase, translated to MRVGIFRHCARLFAHKRVWLLLLAGVTALLLLLVGRGSAIAAAWLGYQLDYLPASYSVHLERRVTVTAPDGTALVADVYHPRTAAPTPTILVRIPYSKQLKHILFARTVGHLWASHGYTTVIQGTRGRYESGGSYDPPFLNEGQDGRATLEWIAQQPWYNGQIGMWGGSYFGYTQWVLADALNPGLSALIPQICSTDFYRMFYPGGAFSLESALYWATLSYGPRDIPLPQDQLQRGFEGWPLLEADNRAVQNIPFFDTWASHTDRDRYWQSVDGTDRARQLQAPALLMAGWYDPFLPTQLADFEQIRASAAPPVAEATRLIVGPWTHANTVTFPDGSRPRNYRFESIGPSLPWFDQQLKGNPKTAYPDPVLIYVMGANTWRGESAWPLPRTRYTPYYLHSHGRANTLHGDGVLSLEMPGKDEVSDRFIYDPQNPVPSAGGTMLGPHAGIQPQNAVEQREDVLVYTTPPLTDAIEVTGPVQLQLQVSTTAPHTDFTAKLVDVYPDGRAYNVSEGILRRGYGSANNPLADPQAPTEITIDLWPTSQVFFPGHRLRLEVSSSSYPRFDRNPNTGRNIPTERQPVTATQTVYHHAAAVSQLILPIIPANE
- a CDS encoding GH3 auxin-responsive promoter family protein yields the protein MANLYTLGLRWQGRALKEQLEAATQEPELAQQRLLRQLLRRHSDTQFGREHRFDHIRTPLDYRRAVPIRDYEGFRPYVQQMMAGREKILVNEPVRMFTTTSGTTGQPKYIPVTAGVERGGARLMRQWLYRILQDHPTFLNGAVVGIVSPAIEGYTPGGIPYGSLSGRIYQQIPALIRRTYAIPYPVFEIADYDRRYWAIARYALARQVSFLCTPNPSTLKRLATVMTDQAESLIRAIHDGTSGEGLSVQRPQPERAKQLEQIFHTTGALRPQDCWPHLALLGCWTGGSVGAQARQLTADYGPLPIRDLGYLASEARITLPYQNDTPAGLLDLTLNVYEFIPEDCAEMADPPILLSHELEQGQCYQVLLTTPSGLYRYHINDVVEVTGFYHRSPLVAFLRKGRDMSNLTGEKLHVNHVLAAIAALQCQFHQPIGPYRLVANAQAMRYELYWEAADIPSQDWVQQLLSALDTALAENNTEYAQKRASQRLHLPCLHCMKPGWAEATQRRAIAQGQREVQYKWPVLTQQPLPLDTEAIAQTYELTLPYAHPH
- a CDS encoding mandelate racemase/muconate lactonizing enzyme family protein; this translates as MKIVEASLFALQIPFVEAFAHSVRSRSSSDSIVVRLRAEDGTVGYGEAVARPYVTGETVAGCLQFMESILWPAVQAADYVLWEGQDAIAWLESLTLPTEDSAEADTGVVAWNAARCGFELALVDCLLKSAGVSLGELLPPRHPVTYSGVITASSIEGAVKHAKRFKQFALPHIKVKITGEADRERLAAIRTAVGPAVSLRVDGNGAYGVAEAIATCEALAEFQVDSAEQMIPRGDPQALATVQAATAIPQMADESLITLADAQALIAARACRGFNLRLSKCGGLGSTLAIAALAQSAGIQMQVGCQVGETAILSAAGRHLAAHLPEISFCEGSYGSLLLREDLSRRPIHFGHQGLAKPLKGPGLGVEIQDDLLEKYAQQTVSLSAKAV
- a CDS encoding iron-containing redox enzyme family protein: MAQAIRSLIETQYADQVQAFADSPWFQRLEQGQASRQEYDAFIVNLCQTHLKSPQILAFLYAVAPPEAAPQIKHNLLEELGLDQVAICHPDLLYQLATAAGFDRDRQTSLAEAAQAQIRQLCTDPLLFGTMQELGLSVLLEVTCFEWMLSRLASRIGKALKVHRSLPSESLVWFDHHSEVDIRHAEEGLDSVEQYLAYYEIDAEDLETILDITFRENIFVKRYFADLPAIAGAAHENR
- a CDS encoding DUF6999 family protein, which produces MTFYQPQPYNRLDPDGWDVLYLDQAIPLDPIAKGHMVNDLRSFSRVYLLNPIRLIANLLLGLILILKRLIPFEFKAYGLMHRSAAWFLKTWVQPEACYLIVRHLGLGSNVVNFLIDNGPDRTIPKSQLYPQTVADLANNAFLEHDLILYNFVYDYYQAQAHNPDWIAQVQQRGVCFDSIQPVQPQIDFTRRWHQILDLESAIELFKVFYSLCLTTKEFERAVLSLQFDENFGCYVSAITGDYRWNPVISNRHPLAPNSPFSAARALLLHGLTTEYLHRYLELAAAQAQGRQDQAALETLPNAPSAIALDLP
- a CDS encoding beta-ketoacyl-ACP synthase III, with translation MSQTYITHLGKFLPGEPIDNDQMEAYLGLINGKPSKVKRRILASNGIRQRHYALDQQQQTTHRNHQMAAAAVRNALDNAHLDPAMVDLLCAATTWPDLLVPGFASMVHGELPEFSPLEATSHQGVCCAGVAALKYAAAQISQGQKRCAVAVASESASRLFKHTQFESQPDIRAGKAMPFDTEFLRWMLSDGAGAMVLRNRPNTEGLSLRLDWIELVSHANSHPVCMYAGVDSAQGTQSWMDYPSVADAAAAGATHLRQNIRLLDQVVQLGVEGWLRLIEAGRIHPADIDWLLCHYSSHFFRSQIVELLEKANAMIPEERWFTNLYTKGNTGCASIYLMLEELFHSGKLQPGQTIFCFVPESGRFTTAYLKLTVVDGTAAAPSVFAAHPALEHSGEDLGSQAGVKPNLETGEWGLTDASATPAGSDIHAELLRQLTLTWLEFERQLQSVPLIRQLNRGEFTLDSYQALLRNLRPQVVEGARWIARAASNMENFQVRSHFIGHAQAEHRDFQMLEHNYVAVGGTLTDIVNAEQNLGSEALSAFIFHRASQLNPVDLIGSMFIIEGLGSRLARRWAEQIQQQLKLTRDQVSFLAYHSENDDSHTDKLNAIFQAEWITAEIAARIVKTAQVTARLYRLQLEEID
- a CDS encoding 2'-5' RNA ligase family protein; protein product: MSTPLILTLKLDQTTFEQVNRLRQQYFPPERNVVPAHVILFHQLPGDQESAISHSLQTLCAQTRHFPVSLPSLQFLGNGVAINVSSPALMQLHKTLAIAWDAWLIPQDRQGYRPHITIQNKVEPATARQLHAELDAQWQPITGWGEGLLLWYYQRGPWELAKEFCFAQ